The Thiohalomonas denitrificans genomic interval ATCTCAACGCAAAAACGCTAAGGCGCAAAAACGCAAAGGTTGATCTGATGGAATCCAGAATTTTGGATGCGGAACAGGGGATTGGGGGTATATATAGGCTCGGGCCGGGATGCAATTCGGCCGGGAATAGCGCTTTTCTCTTCTTTGCGCCCTTGGCGTCTTTGCGTCTTTGCGTTGAAGGTGTTTTCCAATGACCCTCCTGCGCCAGAGCCTCGACGCCGGCCTGGAAGCGACGGGGCTGGCGTTGTCGGAGGCGCAGCGGGAGCTGTTGATCGCCTACGTCGACCTGTTGGCGAAATGGAACCGGGCCTATAACCTGACTGCGGTCCGGGAGCCGCACAGCATGGTGGTACGGCATCTGCTGGATTCGCTGGCGGTGGCTCCGTATCTGACGCACGGGTGCCACCCGGATGATGCACTGCGCGTTATCGACGTGGGCACCGGGCCGGGATTGCCGGGGATCCCGCTGGCGGTGGCCTTCCCCGGGAGCAGCTTTTTCCTACTCGATACCAATGGCAAAAAGACACGCTTTCTCACACAAGCCAAGGCTGAATTGGGGCTTGGGAATGTGACTGTGGTACATTCCCGCGTGGAGACGTACCGCCCCGATGCACCCTTTGATGTGGTGATCGCCCGCGCTTTTGCCTCCCTTTCCGAGATCGTCTCCGGATGCAGTCACTTGCTGGCGCCCCGGGGCCGGGTATTGGCCATGAAGGGAGCGCGGCCGGAAGCGGAGCTTGCAGCGCTGCCCGCGGGCCTGTCGGCGCAGGCGATACGGCTAAGGGTTCCGGGGCTTGAGCAGGAACAGCGGCACCTGATCGTCATCAGTAGCTAGTCAATCAGACAGGGCAGGGGTATGGGCAGGATTATCGCGGTGGCAAACCAGAAGGGCGGGGTCGCCAAGACCACCACCTGTATCAATCTGGGGGCCTCCCTTGCCGCCACCCGGCGGCGGGTGTTGTTGGTCGACCTCGACCCGCAGGCGAACGC includes:
- the rsmG gene encoding 16S rRNA (guanine(527)-N(7))-methyltransferase RsmG: MRQSLDAGLEATGLALSEAQRELLIAYVDLLAKWNRAYNLTAVREPHSMVVRHLLDSLAVAPYLTHGCHPDDALRVIDVGTGPGLPGIPLAVAFPGSSFFLLDTNGKKTRFLTQAKAELGLGNVTVVHSRVETYRPDAPFDVVIARAFASLSEIVSGCSHLLAPRGRVLAMKGARPEAELAALPAGLSAQAIRLRVPGLEQEQRHLIVISS